In Bacteroidota bacterium, the sequence GCACTCCGCAGTTCGCCAAGCTGGGCCTCGGCGCGGCGGCGGGTACGGAAGTGCTGGAAGTGACGGGTAACATCAAGACGCTGAGCAGCGGTACGATCACTGCCGCCGGCAACCTCAGCGCTGCGAGCACATTCACGGTCGCCGTGGTAACTGCCACGGTCGCATCCAATGCGACGACGCTCGATAATACTCACACGTTCTTTATCATCCCCACGAACGGACAAACGGTCGCCGTCACAGCGCCCGCGACCGCAACAGGGAAGATAATCTACGTCGAAAACTCGAGCGGTTTCATAACGTCTGGTATCGCAGCGGTGCCGAACAATTCGACCTGGCAGCTCATCTACGACGGTGCCCAGTGGGTACACGCGAACTAAACTATCCCATCTCCCCGCTCCGCGTCGCTATGAAGCGTCACTGCGGAGCGGGGGTGATACTCGCTCGACAGTCACACAAATTTCGAAGATTTTCACCCTTTAGTACTCACTGTTATGAAACGCATTCTGCTTTTTGCATCGCTCGCACTGCTTTCGCTCGCGTCAGTGGCCGGCGCCCAGGTCCGACAGACCGCCCTCTATATCGATAAAGGCGATGGGACGCTGACCACGCTCCAGTCCAACGGCGCTGGTACCATCACGCTGCCGGCCATCACCGGCACGGCGACCATCCAGGGCAACACGTTTAATGGCGCAAGCCAACTCGTGCAGCTCAACGGTTCCACGCAGTATCCCGCCATCGATGGCTCGCTCATCACGCTGCTCAACGGCTCGGCTGTTGCGAGCGGACTCGTTCCGCTGCAGTGGGGCGGCACGCACACCGATCTGCATTTGACCGGCGGTGCCAGTTTCGTGCTCCGGCAAAACAGCGCGGGCGCGGACATCACTGTCTCGCAGCTTGCGCAGGCGGATATCAGCGGTCTGACGACGCTCAGCAGCCCGACTTTTGCGGGGCTGACGCTCTCGAGCCCCCTTACCGTCGCCAACGGCGGCACGGGACTCGCGACGCTGACCGCGCACTCGATCCAGGTTGGTAACACCACCGGCAACGTGACGCAGCTTGCGGTTGGCTCGACCGGCACCATCCTGACGGGTGTGAGCACTTCGGACCCATCCTTCAGCGCGACGCCGACGCTTGGGGTCGCCGGCACGACTGCCGGGACGCTCGCGCTTTCCGGCCTCACATCTGGTACAGTCACATTGCAATCCGCGGCAGCGGCCGGCGGTCATGCCGTCACGTTCCCGGATGCCGGCGCCGATGCCAGCGCCGTCCTTAGTACCTACGCCACCACAGGCGGCCAAACCATCGCGAACACCACGGACAACGCTGGAATTAACAAGGCGCTCACGGTTAGCTTGTCCAACTCGGGAGTGACCAACGAGCACGTCGGGCTTCAATTTAACGTCATTGGTGGCTCGTCCTCTTATGATGTTCTGGGCACGAGCATCTGGTCCATCACTCCGAACGGCAACGGCACCTTTGGGCAACTCACCGCCAGCTCGGCACCGGGTGCGGGCATTGGCGCGCTCAGCGTTACCAATACCTCCGGCTCGGCTGCGCCTGCGGTCGGCATCAAGATCACGGCGAACACGGCGAACGCGAGCAATGCCAATGATGGTATCACCTTCAACGTCGCCAATGCTGGCGCGGGCGGCACGGCCAACGATATCGTCGGCTCGGGTACGACCTGGAAGGTTACCAGCGCGGGTGCAATCACATCCACTAGTCTCGATGCCGGGAGCGGCACGATCACGACCAGTGGTGCGCTCCAAACGACAAGCACGGGCAACATTACCGCCAGCGGCACAGGCAACATCAACGCCACGGGTGGCGCGTTGCAGACGGCTGGCACGACACGCGTTGATAACAGCGGCAATCTTTCGAACATCGGCACGATCACCGCAAGCGCGGCACCGGCAACGACAGTCGCAGTGCTGGACGTGACAAACACGTCAGCCCTTGCTTCGGATATCGGTGCAAAGCTCACCGTCTCCGGTGCTGGCACGGTAAATTCGGGTCTGACTTTTGCCGTCTCCGGCGCAGGCACGAACAACGATATCGTCGGCACCACTAACAGTTGGTCCATCTCCAGCACCGGGGCTGCCTCCGTCGGAAGTCTCAGCTCCTCCAACGATATTATCACCACCTCGGGGAATTTCAAGACCGGTTCGACCACCCGCATCTCCAGCACCGGAGCGGGGACGCTTGCGAGCCTCAACAATTCCAGCGGTGGCATCACAAACGCGGGTGCAATCTCCGGAGCGGCGACGATTGCCGCAAGTGCGGCTCCGCCGACGGGCTTCGCAGTGCTCGACGTAACAAGCACGTCAGCCCAGTTGTCGGATATCGGTGCAAAGCTCACCGTATCCGGCGCGGGCACGGTGAATACTGGTTTGACTTTCGCCGTCTCCGGCGCAGGCACAAACAATGACATCCTCGGCTCAAGCAGCACCTGGAAAGTCACGGCGGCAGGAGCGGGGACGCTCGCAAGCCTTGATGCCGGTAGTGGCACGATCACGACGAGTGGGACGATTCAGACCACGAGCTCGGGTAACATCAACGCAGCCGGAAATCTGCAGACGGGAGGGACCACACGCATCTCCAGCGCCGGAGCCGGGACGTTCGCAAGCGTTGATGCCGGTAGTGGCCTCATCCAGACCACTGGCAATGTGCAGGCCGATCACGCAGTTGCGACGACTTCAAGGGGTACCTCGACGCCAGACGTTGGTGGTTACTACAAGGATAACGCGATTGCAGGTTGGGGAGTCTTCACGAGTACTGGAGGAACGACATTTAAGTTTGGCTTCGCCTCTTGCACCAAGAACGCAACGGGGAATTACACAGTCGTGCTTCAGAATTCTCTTTCAGCCTATGCCGTAACAGCCACGGTTTCAGGGAGTGGTTCGAACGCTTGGGTGACTGCAACACGAACCAACGGCACTGACATCGAGGTGGATACCTACGATGGTCTGACAGGTAACGCTGCAGATGAGGATTTCAATATTATCGTCGTCGGTCGACCATAATTGCATTCGTTTCATGGCCGCTCGTCCCCTGCCGGGACGAGCGGCTTTTGATTGAGAATTATGAATTCGCATTCATAATTGATTGAGGTACTTGCATTGAGGAAATTTTCGTCGTAACTTTGTTTTCAAGGCGGGCGTATCAAGAAAACTACTGCCGAAGTTCTTGAAAACCTTTCTTGTTGACAGTGAGAAAGGTCGCTCTGTGAAAAGTGAGTCTCGAAGTTTAGAGAAATTCCGTAGGCCGTCGCCTTTCTGATTTTCTCAGCCACCTGTTCTTTTTTTTTTTTAGGGTTTTAGCGCATGAGCCTATGCGCCTTTGGAAGCGAGTAGAAGCGCATCCGGAGGGCCAGGGCTTCCTGGCGCCGTTTATTTTCTGTTCTTCTTTCTTTTTTTCGGACTGCCCCCCATGCGGGGGCACGCCGGTAACTGCGGGCCGCTACAAAGTGACCAGCAACGCGCTTTTAGCTCTTCGGAGCTGGCACGCGGCTGTGGGTCCCAAAAGCGCCCCTGGCGATGGCGGTGGCTATTAGTAGTTCTGTTCTCTTCTCTGTAGTATCTCTTTCTTAACAATCATGAAAACACGAATGACCGCCGGGATGGTGGTATCAGCTCTGTTCTTGACTCTGATCCTGGCACTCATGGTGCCGGCCCCAGCGCTCCGGGCGCAGCAGGCTTCGAGTATTGAGAGTGTCGATGTTCCACACCTGATCAGCTATCAGGGCATGGTTACCGACCGCGCCGGCTCACCGATTGCGGACGGCCATCACGTGGTCACGGTCCGCATCTATGGCGGTGCCGATGCCGCTTTGGGCGCGGGCCATGGCTCACTGCTCTGGGAGGATCAGTTCGATGTCACGACGGCGAACGGTGTGTTCTCCGTGATGCTCGGCAGCCACACGGCATTGCCGCAGCCACAGGGAATGAACGCTTCGCTCTACCTGACTTCGACGATCGATGGGACACCGGAGCCAGCCACGCGGCAGCCGATCACGGGCGCCCCGTATGCAATGACCGTCGCCAATGGCGCGATCACTGCCGATAAGATGGCGACCGATTACGTCGCCTCGATTACGCTGAACGGCCAAAAGATTTCGGGCAAAGGCTCGAGTGTCAACTTCGTGACCGGCAACGGCATTGCCGCCACCTATGATGCGGCGACGAACTCGATCGTCATGAGCGGCGCCACCCAAAACGCCAACGCCAAAGGTGCCCAGGTCCAGGACGATGGACATAAGGGCGATAAAGGTGATAAAGGCGATAAGGGCGACAAAGGAGACAAAGGCGACCACGGTGATAAGGGTGATAAAGGCGACAAAGGGGATAAGGGCGATAAAGGAGATAAAGGCGATGGCGGTAACACCGGCTCGACCGGCGCGGCCGGCAGCAAGTGGTACTCCGGATCGAGCGCGCCGGCGAGCACGCTTGGCGTCAGCGGCGACTACTACCTGAACACCTCGAATGGCAATGTTTATACAAAGACATCGACCGGCTGGGGTTCCGCGATCGAGAATTTGACCGGCCCGATGGGTCCGCAAGGCCCTCAGGGCGCAACAGGCGCAACAGGCGCAACAGGCGCAACAGGTGCGACTGGAGCAACCGGCGCGACTGGTCCGATGGGACTTACCGGTGCCACTGGTGCACAAGGTGCAACAGGTCCGCAAGGCCCGCAGGGTAACACCGGTGCCACTGGCCCGCAAGGCTTGACCGGAGCACAGGGCCCGGCCGGCAATGATGGCGCAACTGGTCCACAAGGTCCGCAAGGTCCGGCCGGTAATGATGGCGCGCAAGGCGTGCAGGGCCCGCAGGGTCCGACAGGCCCGACCGGCCCCACTGGCGCAGTCGGCGCGACGGGCGCAACCGGCCCGCAGGGTCAGCAGGGCGTGCAAGGCCAACAGGGCCCGCAAGGTCCGCAGGGTCCGGCCGGAGCAAACGGCACCAACGGGACCAACGGCGCGACCTGGACGTCCGGCAGCGGTTCGCCATCGGATGCCAATGGCAACAATGGCGATTTCTATCTCAACACGGCCAACGGCTCTGTGTATCAGAAGACGAGCGGCTCGTGGGGTTCCTCGATCGCGAACATCACCGGACCGCAAGGCCCGACAGGTGCAACCGGAGCGACCGGACCTGCCGGCTCGACAGGACCGACGGGACCACAAGGCCCGCAAGGTGTTCAGGGCCTAACTGGCCCGCAAGGCCCGACCGGACCGCAGGGTGTAACTGGAGCGCAAGGTGCAACTGGTCAGCAGGGTATTGCCGGGACCAATGGCACGAACGGTACCAACGGTACGAACGGCACCAATGGTACGAATGGCGCCACGTGGTACACTGGCACGACCACGCCATCGAACAGCACCGGCAACAATGGCGATTATTACATGAATACGTCGAACGGTAACATCTATCAGATGTCCGGAGGCGCATGGTCGCAGACCGGAACGCTCGCGAGCAGCGGCGGCATGACCAACCCGATGACGACACTCGGCGACATGATGTACAAGAGCTCGACCGCGAATCCCGATCGTCTTCCGATCGGTTCGACTGGTGCGGTGCTTCAGGTCCGCAATGGCGTGCCGGTGTGGGATACGCTTCCCTCGACAGCATCCATCACGACTCCATCGGGATCGTCGTTGAACATTAACAACACAAATACCACGTCTGGCACGACTGCGATCAACATCAATAATACCGGTAGCGGCAACGTGAACCTCGCTGGTGGTGGTGGTGTGGTTATGATTAATGGTGGACTAAGTCTGCACAAGATCACAGTTACGAACCTAACGAGTGGCGTCAAGTACTACACAATGGATACTAGCACAAGTGGCTATCCTCGTGACCTTTTCATTGAGGTGGATGCAAGCAATAGTGGCGGCTCAACACATGCCATCACTAGCGCTAATAGCGGTGATGTTGTGATCAATCTGCCTCCCGCATCTTCTGTCCCTGGGCGCGTTATCTTTATCGTGGCTAAGAGTCATCTTTCAACATGGACATCGGGTTCGCGTCCGACTGGAGCCAACTACATCTTTCTGCAAACGGCTTCGGGAGACGGGATTTCTGGTTCATCTGGGCTTGTTTATACAACTTATATCAATTCGGCCGCCCAATACGGTACCCTCACTCTTGTAAGCGATGGCGGATCGAATTGGTATTACCTCGCCCACAACTAAATTTTCATCACGTCAGAGAGAGTTCATGGGATGAGCGATCATCCCGAACGCCCCGGCATCGCTTGCCGGGGCGTTTTTTTTGCGCGCGCCGCGCGTGTAGGTGCAAGCTCCCGCTTGCACCTTCCTCGAGTAGTTGCGCGATCGCGGGGTGCAAGCAGGAGCTTGCACCTACACGTCGGTGGTGCAAGCAGGAGCTTGCACCTACACGTCGGTGGTGCAAGCAGGAGCTTGCACCTACACGTCGGGGTGCAAGCAGGAGCTTGCACCTACACGTCGGGGTGCAAGCAGGAGCTTGCACCTACACAGCGTCTAAGCCCATTGCTAATCGGCAGTCGGGGGCGAGATACGTGCCGGGCCAGTCCTCCCAGTTTCGGACGAGTCCGGCCTTGACCGGATTGAAGATGGTGTACCAGATGGCCGGTCCGAGTCTACCCTTTCGCACGACTCGATCGTATGTCTCCCGCTGCCAGAACTGCCCCACGGAGCCGAGCACGCTGTTCGCCCTTCGCGCGGTGTAGGTCTTATGGCTCTGCATCACCTCGTAGAGCTTACGGCCAGAGCGCAAGTCGAAGACGGCATGCACGTGGTTGGGCATGATCGCGTAGGCGTAGAGTTGGATCTCGTTTCGATCGAGATGGGCGAGGGAATCGATCAGTATGTCGCGGATTTCTGCGCGCTGCAGGTGATAGGGGCCGTTGGTGTGAAGCAACGCGTCGAAGGCATCGAAGAGGCGTTGCTGGTCGAGTTCTGTCTCGGCGGATTTGTGGCGCTCAATGAGCGGCTGCAACTGGGCGTTCGGGATCGAGCCATTCAAACGATACGTGACAAAATAGGGGGCGTCCTTCGGATCGAAATGCGGGAGGTGGTTGCGATAGAAATGATCGGGTACGCTCAGGGAGTCTTCGAATTGCATCGTGCAAAAATACGGTGGTGCAAGTTGCACCTTTCTCGGGTCGGTGGGCAGTGTTGGGGTGAGGGGGAGATGGGGGTGCAAGCTGGAGCTTGCACCTACACGTCCGGAAGAGAAATCGGCAAGTCACGGGGATGTCTGCTGGGAATCGGTGTTCATAGTTTTCAAGAAAGTGGTGCTTTTATGAAAATTAAACTCAAAAGAGAGAGGCGGAAGGATGAATTTCGTCAAAAACTGACGTTTTGGTAATATTCTAACGAAATGTTTCCAAAATCGCCTGTTCTTTCCGCAATGGCTTTCACGTTAATAGATATTTGAAACTCACCAAGCGCGTGCGTTGTATAACGGCTCTGAATTCAGGTTAATCGATGTGCTTTCGCAACGAAGTGCAATTCCGATCTGGATTACCAAGTTCTTCTTGCATTTGAGTCTCGGATTTAGTAAAGCAAATGGCGGCCTGCGCGCGAGAGTAGAAGCTTGCGCAAGGCCAGAGAAATGACTAGCCGCGTCCCCACACGCGTGCTACGATGTGCGGATCAAAGCCCGGGCTATTGCTCGGAATGGGGCGTTTCACCACGCTCTTTCCAAACGGGCTGGAAAATAGCGAATTTCGCGAAAACGACTCAAGGGTCGTGTTGGACGAGATGAACCAGGAATATCACTGAGGTTTTCAAATTGAAATAGTGGCTGGCGACGAATACCAGGCACAATGCTGAATTGAGCATCGCGTCTCCGTTCGGTTCTTCATTCTGAAGCACTCTGAAGGTGGTATTCGCAAGAGTAGAAGCTTGCGAATGCCCGCCGCAACATCATGTGCGGGGATCTGCTGCCAGGGATACTGGCGGCCAGGAAACGGTAGTTGGACAATCTAATGCTGATGCGACGGCTTTACGCATCCGCTGCGATTGTG encodes:
- a CDS encoding transposase; the protein is MQFEDSLSVPDHFYRNHLPHFDPKDAPYFVTYRLNGSIPNAQLQPLIERHKSAETELDQQRLFDAFDALLHTNGPYHLQRAEIRDILIDSLAHLDRNEIQLYAYAIMPNHVHAVFDLRSGRKLYEVMQSHKTYTARRANSVLGSVGQFWQRETYDRVVRKGRLGPAIWYTIFNPVKAGLVRNWEDWPGTYLAPDCRLAMGLDAV